A single region of the Parasphingorhabdus litoris DSM 22379 genome encodes:
- a CDS encoding carotenoid oxygenase family protein, whose protein sequence is MPQLVNRVNATLSENDHPYLNGAWTPNFDEYDADDMAVIGEIPADIDGVYIRNTENPVHDAIGRYHPFDGDGMLHMMRLSGGKAEYRNRFIRTRAFEAEAEAERSLWIGCMGNPKKSERSGWGAHGHIKDSSSTDVVVHAGNILSTFWQCGEGYRLDPHTLDTLGIEGWAPIDGISAHPKLDPATGELLFFNYSTHAPYMHYGVVGADNKLKHYIPVALPAPRLPHDMCFSQNYSILNDFPMFWPQAMLDNGFYIPVFDKTMKSRFAVVPRFGNPKDIQWFEAESTYVLHFMNAYEEGDELIMDGYFQEDPRPDPLQSMPGEYQAMGANLDLHSLKTHLHRWRFNLSTGKTEEERLYDDEIVEFGTINPAYAGKKHRYVYSVTGEDGYFLFTGMIKHDLETGATRHYEFGEGRYGSEAPFIARKNATSEDDGYLISFITDMNLDRSECVILDAKNIEAGPVCQIILPHRICSGTHAVWADADELK, encoded by the coding sequence TTGCCCCAGCTCGTCAATCGCGTAAACGCGACCCTTTCCGAGAATGACCACCCCTATCTCAACGGAGCGTGGACCCCGAATTTTGATGAATATGACGCCGATGACATGGCAGTTATCGGAGAGATTCCGGCTGATATTGACGGGGTTTATATTCGTAACACCGAGAACCCCGTACATGACGCCATCGGTCGCTATCACCCATTTGATGGCGATGGCATGCTCCATATGATGCGCCTGTCTGGCGGCAAAGCGGAATATAGAAACCGCTTCATCCGCACGCGCGCTTTTGAGGCTGAAGCAGAAGCCGAACGATCATTGTGGATTGGCTGTATGGGCAATCCCAAGAAATCGGAACGTAGCGGCTGGGGCGCGCATGGCCACATCAAGGATAGTTCTTCAACGGACGTCGTAGTTCATGCGGGCAATATCCTCTCGACATTCTGGCAATGTGGCGAAGGCTATCGGTTGGATCCTCACACGTTGGACACTTTGGGAATTGAAGGCTGGGCACCGATTGATGGGATATCCGCTCATCCCAAGCTCGACCCGGCAACAGGCGAACTACTATTCTTCAATTATTCTACCCACGCGCCCTATATGCACTACGGCGTTGTCGGGGCAGATAATAAACTCAAGCATTACATCCCGGTAGCCTTGCCTGCGCCACGTTTGCCGCATGATATGTGCTTTTCGCAAAACTATTCGATCCTGAATGATTTTCCGATGTTCTGGCCGCAGGCGATGCTGGACAATGGATTTTATATTCCGGTCTTTGACAAAACGATGAAATCGCGTTTCGCTGTTGTTCCTCGCTTTGGCAATCCAAAGGATATCCAGTGGTTTGAAGCTGAATCTACCTATGTTCTGCACTTCATGAATGCTTATGAAGAGGGCGACGAACTGATCATGGATGGCTATTTTCAAGAAGATCCACGGCCCGATCCCCTGCAGTCGATGCCAGGCGAATATCAGGCCATGGGCGCCAATCTCGATCTTCATTCGCTGAAGACCCATTTGCACCGCTGGCGGTTCAATCTGAGCACCGGAAAGACTGAAGAAGAACGGTTATATGATGACGAGATTGTTGAGTTCGGAACTATCAACCCGGCCTATGCTGGCAAAAAACATCGTTATGTTTATAGCGTGACCGGCGAGGATGGTTATTTCCTCTTTACCGGCATGATCAAGCATGATCTCGAAACTGGTGCGACCCGGCATTATGAATTTGGCGAAGGCCGTTATGGTTCAGAGGCCCCTTTCATTGCGCGCAAAAATGCGACATCAGAGGATGACGGCTATCTGATTAGCTTCATTACCGATATGAATCTCGATCGCTCAGAATGTGTGATATTGGATGCCAAGAATATTGAGGCGGGTCCGGTTTGCCAGATCATCCTGCCCCATCGGATTTGCAGCGGCACCCATGCAGTTTGGGCCGATGCTGATGAATTGAAATAG
- a CDS encoding acetyl-CoA acetyltransferase, giving the protein MSQNIYILGGHQTDFAQNWTREDKSLFDLFATTVLTALEKTGLDPKDIEVGHVGNFVAELFTGQGMLGGFFGHVHKDFSGMPASRHEGACASGSLAILGAMTDIESGRYDLACVAGVELMRNVSGGQAADNLGAAIFVGEEGQNAKYIWPAMFSDLAEEYDRRYGLRHEHLMEISKTNFDNARRNPNAQSRNWQFEEKSFTADDDYNPVIEGWMRRQDCGQVSDGAAVVFLASEARAKQYADRRGIPLESLAQIKGWGHTTAPMLMQTKLVDSANDDYVLPWTRKAITDAYRRAGISGPDQLDVIETHDCFSVTEYMAIEHFGITAPGEAWKAIEQGVIGFDGNLPINPSGGLIGMGHPVGATGVRMMLDASKQVTGNAGDYQVEGAATVGTFNVGGSGTTNCAFVVGA; this is encoded by the coding sequence GTGTCACAGAATATCTATATATTGGGCGGCCATCAGACGGATTTTGCCCAAAACTGGACGCGCGAAGACAAGTCTCTTTTCGATCTATTCGCCACCACTGTGCTCACAGCGTTGGAAAAAACCGGATTGGACCCAAAAGATATCGAAGTCGGTCATGTCGGTAATTTTGTCGCCGAACTGTTTACTGGCCAAGGCATGCTCGGCGGCTTTTTCGGCCATGTGCACAAGGATTTTTCCGGCATGCCCGCCTCACGCCACGAAGGGGCCTGTGCCTCGGGCTCACTGGCCATATTGGGTGCGATGACCGATATCGAGAGCGGTCGCTATGATCTCGCCTGCGTCGCGGGTGTCGAGTTGATGCGCAATGTTTCCGGTGGTCAGGCGGCGGATAATCTTGGCGCGGCCATTTTTGTCGGCGAAGAGGGTCAGAATGCCAAATATATCTGGCCGGCGATGTTCTCTGATCTCGCTGAAGAATATGACCGCCGTTATGGCCTGCGTCACGAACATCTGATGGAAATTTCCAAAACCAATTTCGACAATGCCCGGCGCAATCCCAACGCGCAAAGCCGCAATTGGCAATTTGAAGAGAAGAGCTTTACCGCCGATGACGACTATAATCCGGTGATCGAAGGCTGGATGCGGCGTCAGGATTGTGGACAGGTTTCCGATGGCGCTGCGGTTGTCTTTCTGGCCTCCGAAGCGCGCGCCAAACAATATGCTGATCGTCGCGGTATTCCGCTTGAAAGTCTTGCCCAGATCAAGGGGTGGGGCCATACGACAGCGCCCATGCTGATGCAGACGAAATTGGTAGATAGTGCCAATGATGACTATGTTTTACCATGGACTCGCAAAGCGATTACCGATGCTTATCGGCGTGCAGGTATCAGCGGGCCGGATCAGTTGGATGTCATCGAAACCCATGATTGTTTCTCCGTTACTGAATATATGGCCATCGAGCATTTTGGGATCACCGCCCCCGGTGAAGCATGGAAGGCCATCGAGCAAGGCGTCATTGGATTCGACGGCAACCTGCCAATCAACCCTTCTGGCGGTTTGATCGGCATGGGTCATCCGGTTGGTGCAACTGGGGTTCGCATGATGCTGGATGCATCTAAGCAAGTCACTGGAAATGCAGGTGATTATCAGGTAGAAGGTGCCGCAACAGTCGGAACCTTCAACGTTGGAGGCTCCGGCACCACTAATTGCGCATTCGTCGTGGGAGCCTGA
- a CDS encoding DUF1295 domain-containing protein, whose product MNPKLFIALVVTVLIGGLVALAGSQGGAVAGGIPVFLICGIMAFGINWLAFVPANAAKTEKYYDLTGSFTYLSLMVVAAVLSAPLDLRSIIIAVIVVIWALRLGSFLFLRIRDDGGDQRFDEIKKSPARFFLTWTLQGIWVLLTAASALVIITNSTRLPLDIFAFVGIGLWIVGFAIEVISDRQKREFRKVSENKGRFISTGLWAWSRHPNYFGEILLWTGVTVASLPVLSGWQWVTLISPIFVAFLIIRISGVPKLEAHAKKKWGDEKEYQDYVASVPLVIPRPPRG is encoded by the coding sequence ATGAACCCGAAATTATTCATCGCACTGGTTGTGACAGTGCTCATCGGCGGGCTGGTCGCCCTTGCTGGCAGCCAGGGCGGAGCGGTGGCTGGCGGCATTCCGGTATTTTTGATCTGCGGGATCATGGCTTTTGGCATTAACTGGTTGGCGTTCGTTCCAGCCAATGCCGCGAAGACTGAGAAATATTATGATCTGACGGGTTCTTTTACCTATCTGTCTTTGATGGTCGTTGCTGCTGTTCTGTCTGCACCGTTGGATTTGCGCTCGATCATTATCGCTGTGATAGTGGTAATCTGGGCCTTGCGACTGGGATCATTCCTGTTTCTGCGTATTCGCGACGATGGCGGTGATCAGCGCTTTGATGAGATCAAGAAATCCCCAGCCCGGTTCTTTCTTACCTGGACGCTCCAAGGGATATGGGTCCTGCTAACGGCTGCTAGCGCTCTAGTCATCATCACCAACAGCACGCGATTGCCATTGGATATATTCGCCTTTGTCGGCATTGGCTTATGGATCGTAGGCTTTGCGATTGAAGTGATCTCGGACAGACAGAAACGCGAATTTCGCAAAGTGTCCGAGAACAAAGGACGCTTCATTTCTACCGGCCTATGGGCATGGTCCCGGCACCCCAATTATTTCGGAGAGATATTATTGTGGACCGGTGTGACTGTTGCATCCTTGCCCGTACTCAGTGGCTGGCAGTGGGTGACTTTGATCTCGCCTATATTCGTTGCCTTCCTGATCATTCGCATCAGCGGTGTGCCAAAACTGGAAGCGCACGCGAAAAAGAAATGGGGCGATGAAAAGGAATATCAGGACTATGTCGCGTCTGTTCCGCTGGTCATCCCGCGACCGCCGCGAGGTTGA
- a CDS encoding N-acyl-D-amino-acid deacylase family protein, which produces MTMEHDLVIRGGTIADGSGGDLIKGDIAISDGKITAIGVVSGTGHEEIDAKDRIVTPGFIDVHTHYDGQCIWAEELSPSSSHGVTTAVMGNCGVGFAPCRKEDHDLLINVMEGVEDIPGVVMADGLPWNWETFPEYLDTVAKGKRDIDVAAYLPHSPLRVYAMGERGASREPANAEDLALMRKLSKEAIEAGALGFATSRLSIHKTADGGSIPTFEADIAELEAICGGMADAGTGTFQVVLDAFVGWDKEYQVIERVVESSGRPATFTLASGNDAPPRWRKVLDMIDQTNASGGKATAQIMPRPIGLIAGLELTVHPFVLCPSWKKIANLSIEQQVAAMRDPELRQALITEDFERGHPFNELARDWDWLFPLDDPPDYAPSKEMSMAGQAAAKGCSPQEIAYDRLLETEGKGLFLAALGNYENAKLDSAHEMLSHPHCIPGLGDGGAHYGAICDASYSTYLLTQFVQKPGELQFDLAEAVHMLSHKAAKAVGLPDRGLLKPGAKADLNVIDLQGLKLHLPEIVHDLPAGGQRLHQRATGYDATIVSGEVIRRFDQSTGARPGQLIRNG; this is translated from the coding sequence ATGACGATGGAACACGATCTGGTTATTCGAGGCGGTACAATTGCCGATGGAAGTGGCGGTGATCTGATCAAAGGCGATATAGCGATAAGTGATGGCAAGATTACCGCAATTGGTGTGGTTAGCGGTACCGGCCATGAGGAAATTGATGCCAAAGATCGTATCGTAACGCCTGGCTTCATTGATGTGCACACCCACTATGATGGGCAATGCATCTGGGCAGAGGAATTGAGCCCGTCATCCTCTCACGGCGTGACCACTGCAGTTATGGGCAATTGCGGTGTAGGATTCGCACCTTGCCGCAAAGAGGATCACGATTTGCTGATCAATGTCATGGAAGGCGTTGAGGATATTCCCGGCGTGGTGATGGCTGATGGGCTTCCGTGGAACTGGGAAACATTTCCAGAATATCTCGACACGGTCGCGAAGGGCAAGCGTGATATTGATGTGGCGGCCTATCTGCCGCACTCGCCGCTTCGGGTGTATGCCATGGGCGAGCGCGGTGCCTCAAGAGAGCCAGCCAATGCTGAAGATCTGGCGCTTATGCGCAAGCTGTCGAAAGAAGCTATCGAAGCAGGTGCGCTGGGATTTGCAACGTCGCGCCTTTCGATACACAAGACAGCAGACGGTGGTAGCATTCCAACCTTTGAAGCTGACATTGCTGAACTAGAAGCAATTTGTGGCGGCATGGCAGATGCTGGAACAGGAACGTTTCAAGTGGTATTGGATGCCTTTGTCGGTTGGGACAAAGAATATCAGGTGATCGAACGAGTGGTTGAATCTAGCGGCCGTCCCGCCACCTTTACTCTGGCGTCGGGAAATGATGCACCGCCCCGTTGGCGCAAAGTACTGGATATGATTGATCAGACCAATGCCAGTGGCGGCAAAGCAACAGCTCAAATAATGCCGCGCCCAATTGGCCTGATTGCAGGCCTTGAATTGACAGTGCATCCCTTCGTGCTGTGCCCAAGTTGGAAAAAAATTGCTAACCTCTCGATTGAACAGCAGGTTGCCGCGATGCGAGATCCCGAATTGCGCCAGGCTTTGATTACGGAGGACTTTGAAAGAGGTCATCCGTTCAATGAGCTGGCAAGGGACTGGGATTGGCTATTCCCGCTTGACGATCCGCCGGACTATGCACCGTCAAAAGAAATGAGCATGGCTGGGCAGGCGGCCGCCAAAGGCTGCTCACCTCAAGAGATTGCCTATGACAGGTTGTTGGAAACTGAGGGTAAGGGGTTATTTCTTGCAGCTCTTGGTAATTATGAAAATGCCAAGCTTGATAGTGCTCATGAAATGCTGAGCCATCCCCATTGTATTCCTGGACTTGGCGATGGTGGTGCCCACTATGGTGCTATATGCGATGCCAGCTACTCAACTTATTTGCTGACACAATTTGTTCAGAAACCTGGCGAGCTCCAATTTGATCTCGCTGAAGCTGTGCATATGCTGTCACATAAGGCCGCCAAAGCGGTGGGTCTGCCCGATCGCGGTTTGCTGAAGCCAGGCGCGAAAGCCGATCTCAACGTAATCGATCTGCAAGGCTTGAAGCTACATTTGCCAGAAATCGTCCATGATTTGCCCGCTGGCGGACAGCGTCTACACCAGCGCGCTACAGGCTATGATGCTACCATTGTTTCTGGTGAAGTGATCCGTCGATTTGATCAGTCGACCGGTGCAAGGCCCGGGCAATTGATCAGAAATGGCTGA
- a CDS encoding spermine/spermidine synthase domain-containing protein, which translates to MTPRVLLDRAEIPNGGGELRLFQRGHEFSIMLGSNELMNSRLSGSEEALATLPCERLSDRTAPRLLIGGLGMGFTLRAALPLLSAKAEIIVAELVPAVVQWARGPMAEIFDGSLDDPRVTVETTDVFDLITHNNAHYDAILLDVDNGPDGITHAPNDRLYSIAGLKTAQKALRPGGILAVWSSAPDAKFTRKLADVGFSVEETPVRARGKRGAHHMIWLATRR; encoded by the coding sequence GTGACACCCCGCGTTCTTTTAGACAGAGCCGAAATTCCCAATGGCGGGGGCGAGCTTCGGCTGTTCCAGCGCGGCCATGAATTTTCGATCATGCTGGGCAGCAACGAGCTGATGAACAGCCGCCTCAGCGGTTCGGAGGAAGCGCTTGCCACCCTGCCCTGCGAACGTCTTTCGGATCGAACGGCACCGCGCCTGTTAATCGGCGGGCTCGGCATGGGCTTTACCCTGCGCGCCGCCCTACCCCTGTTAAGCGCTAAGGCAGAGATCATCGTGGCCGAGCTGGTACCCGCCGTCGTCCAATGGGCGCGCGGGCCGATGGCAGAGATATTTGATGGTAGTCTAGACGACCCGCGTGTCACTGTAGAAACTACCGACGTGTTTGATCTGATCACTCACAATAATGCTCACTATGATGCCATCCTGCTTGATGTGGATAACGGACCCGATGGTATCACCCATGCACCCAACGACAGGTTATACAGCATCGCCGGTCTAAAGACTGCGCAAAAAGCGCTGCGTCCAGGTGGCATATTGGCAGTCTGGTCCTCCGCGCCAGACGCAAAGTTCACACGAAAATTGGCGGATGTGGGCTTCTCCGTCGAGGAAACCCCGGTCCGCGCACGTGGCAAACGCGGTGCACATCACATGATATGGCTGGCCACACGTCGCTAG
- a CDS encoding SDR family NAD(P)-dependent oxidoreductase, with translation MTDAKTHILVTGASRGIGKAILDSFDGSDVVAVGHSASGKAGLLQSDFADPEDVSQLWQDALDRLDGRIDVLINNAGVFDPNPIASSDTDWLESWNRTMQINLTASAQLCRLAVQHFQDQQATGRIVNIASRAAYRGDSPDHWHYAASKGGMVAMTKTIARAYASEEILAFAICPGFTMTGMAEDYLESRGGDKLLKDIPLGRVAQPEEIASMAKYCALEAPASMTGAVLDANGASFVR, from the coding sequence ATGACAGATGCAAAAACACATATATTGGTAACCGGCGCCAGCCGCGGCATTGGCAAGGCGATATTGGACAGTTTTGATGGCAGTGATGTTGTGGCGGTCGGACACAGCGCGTCTGGCAAGGCTGGCCTGCTGCAATCGGATTTTGCGGACCCGGAAGACGTCTCGCAATTGTGGCAGGATGCCTTGGACCGACTGGATGGCCGGATTGATGTGTTGATCAACAATGCCGGCGTTTTTGATCCCAACCCGATTGCGAGCAGCGATACAGACTGGCTGGAAAGCTGGAACCGCACCATGCAGATCAATCTCACCGCCTCGGCACAGCTTTGCCGATTGGCGGTACAGCATTTTCAGGATCAGCAGGCAACAGGCCGGATCGTGAATATCGCCAGCCGCGCAGCCTATCGCGGGGACAGCCCTGACCACTGGCATTATGCGGCATCAAAAGGCGGAATGGTTGCGATGACCAAGACGATTGCTCGCGCCTATGCCAGCGAAGAGATATTGGCATTTGCCATCTGCCCTGGCTTTACCATGACCGGAATGGCAGAGGATTATCTGGAAAGCCGGGGCGGCGACAAATTGCTCAAGGACATCCCGCTCGGCCGCGTTGCGCAGCCAGAGGAAATTGCTTCGATGGCCAAATATTGCGCACTGGAAGCGCCCGCGTCTATGACCGGCGCCGTCCTCGATGCCAATGGTGCGAGCTTCGTCCGGTGA